In Spirochaetales bacterium, the sequence ACCCTTCTTTCGGCAAGCGGGTGCTCCTCGAACAATGGAACCAAATCGACACCCCGCCTTCAGGCCGATATCTGGGGCGACTGGCGGGAAGAGGTGATCTGGAAAGCGGGAAACACCCTTCGCATCTATACGACGACCGCAACGACGAACTACCGCTTTCATACTCTCATGCACGATCCCGTGTACCGGCTCGGGATCGCCTGGCAGAACGTGGCGTACAACCAGCCGCCGCACACGAGTTATTTCCTCGGCGACGGGATGGGAACCCCTCCGCAGCCGAACATACGGTACGCGGGCGGGGGCGCCACAAGTCCTCCGAGCGAACCGACACCGACCCCGGAACCAACCCCCACTCCCGAAGTGCTCGTACCGGGGGTAACCTACAACCTTCAGGCGGAAAACGCTTATATGTCCAATGGAACGATCGACACGGAACATTCCGGCTATACCGGAAGCGGCTACGCGAATACCGCGAATGAATCCGGCGCTTACATCGAATGGACGGTTTCGGTAGGTTCCAACGCGGATGCGAACCTCGGATTCGTGTATGCCAATGGCGGGGACAGCGACAGGCCGTGCCGCCTTCTTATAAACGGCCAGACATGGGACGAACTCCCCTTTGCCCCTACCGGGGAGTGGACCGGTTGGTCGACCGTTTCCATGACGGTTCCCGTCTATACCGGGACCGTTACGATCCGGTTGTCGGCTACGGGAAGTGAAGGGGCGCCCAACATCGACCGGATGGATATCACCCTGCAAAGCGGATCAGTGACAACCCCGCCCCAGGAAACAAAGGGGGATGCAAACGGGGACGGCGCGATTAATATCGTCGACGCATTGGTGACCGCCCAATATTATGTGGGATTGTCTCCAAGCCCGTTCAGTGTTACCTCAGCCGATGCAAATTGCGACGGTAATGTTAATATTGTCGATGCGTTATTAATCGCTCAGTATTACGTCGGCCTCATCGACAGGTTCTGTTAGTCGATGATCGCCTGAATCGAAATGTGACACACCCCCACGGATGTTCGCGAGGAGACACGGCGCCGTGGGGTTTTTTTGTGCGGTTGTAACCGTGATGGTACGGCAATCGAACATGGACGGAAAAACAGGCGCGCCTTTTGAAATAAAACAAGGCGTCATATCACCGACCGAATTTCCTTTTCCGCCCTTTGAACAACCGCATCAGAGTATGGTATAGTTCCGGTGACGACGCCCATGAAAAAACATATATTCGGGTTTCATTCGGATGAAAACAAAAAAAACGTCCGGCACCGTATTCTCGATGTCGCCGCACGGCTTTTCTACAACCAGGGGACAAAGCATACGGGGATCAATCAGATTATCGCTGAATCGAAGGTGGCAAAGGCGAGTTTTTATCAGTATTTTCCTTCAAAGGAAGACCTGATCATCGAGTGCCTCGATATCTACAATGATACGATTACCCGCGTTATTCGAAGACTCATCGACCGCAGCAGGTCGATGCATCACTTTTTCAAACGATGGACCCGCCTGATTATGAGAAATGTGCAGAGGGAGACGGTCTTTAACGGCTGTCCCATCGCCAATATCGGATTTCAGATGGAACCCGACAATATCAGGCTCAAAGAAAAGTTCAGGGAAATTACCGGGGGCTGGCAGTCGATTATGACGGGACTTTTCGAAAAAGCCCGCAGGACCGGTGAAATTGCCGGAGATATTGAAAGCGATACCCTTTTCAGGGAAATCGTCCGGATAAACGAAGGCGCTTTTATCATGTGGCGGCTCACCGGTGACATTCACTATATCGAAGGAATGCTCGATTCATTCATGCGGCTTCTCGGGTAAAGCTGGCGTTTGTTTATTACCGGGACCGGGACAACCCGCATGGGTAAAAACCGCTACGGTGCCGGACCTTTCCGTGTCCTCTGCTTCCATTATCCGGCGGGATATAAACCGACCGGAAGAGAAAAACCGGACATGAGAAGAAAATCGGCCATAAATCCCTCCGTGTCCGCAAGCGTATGAAGGTTGTTGCCGGTCACCTGCCGCCAAAGGTCGGAGACCCTCTCCTGTACATCGGCCTGCAATTCGTAATCATCCATCCTGATCCTGTACCCTTCATCGAGGTTTACCGGGTGATTCCCGTAGAGTTTTTCCGAAAAAAGGCGGTAGATCTGGTCGATCGTGTTCTCATGAAGGCCTTTTTCTTTCATTACCTTGTAGAGAATCGCGATATAGAGGGGGACAACGGGAATCACGGCACTCGATTTCGTGACAACCGCCTTGTTCACGCTTACGT encodes:
- a CDS encoding TetR/AcrR family transcriptional regulator — its product is MKKHIFGFHSDENKKNVRHRILDVAARLFYNQGTKHTGINQIIAESKVAKASFYQYFPSKEDLIIECLDIYNDTITRVIRRLIDRSRSMHHFFKRWTRLIMRNVQRETVFNGCPIANIGFQMEPDNIRLKEKFREITGGWQSIMTGLFEKARRTGEIAGDIESDTLFREIVRINEGAFIMWRLTGDIHYIEGMLDSFMRLLG